One region of Thunnus albacares chromosome 20, fThuAlb1.1, whole genome shotgun sequence genomic DNA includes:
- the LOC122971347 gene encoding neurogenic differentiation factor 2-like — translation MLSRLFSEVLPDVQRLAADWVKDNESEDCKNKDGDHENCHLDEDDLDEPQEGSSRAESEMAGDDDEDDEAEEEDCGDENSGDKPKKRGPKKRKMTPARAERSKVRRMKANARERTRMHDLNSALDNLRKVVPCYSKTQKLSKIETLRLAKNYILALGEILRNGKRPDVVAYVQMLCKGLSQPTTNLVAGCLQLNTRNFLTEPCSDGSRFHMPSSPFSVHPYSYRCSRIASPHYQPGTGGINLRGHSYGSGYEGVYPPGGTSPDYNSPDYEGQQSPPVCLNGGLSGRQQESSETDRNYHYSMHYSGLTTSRPSHSLPFGPSGARSGGAHSENIPPFHDVHLHHDRAPPYEDLNAFFHN, via the coding sequence ATGTTGAGCCGTCTATTCAGCGAGGTGCTGCCGGACGTCCAGAGGCTCGCGGCAGACTGGGTGAAGGACAATGAGAGCGAGGACTGCAAGAACAAGGACGGAGATCACGAGAACTGTCACCTCGACGAGGACGACCTGGACGAGCCGCAGGAAGGCAGCAGTCGAGCAGAGTCTGAAATGGCAGgcgatgatgatgaagatgatgaggcCGAGGAAGAGGATTGCGGGGATGAGAACAGTGGAGACAAACCCAAGAAGCGCGGCCCGAAGAAACGCAAGATGACTCCAGCGCGCGCGGAGCGCTCTAAAGTCCGTCGAATGAAGGCCAACGCGCGGGAGCGCACGCGCATGCATGACTTGAATTCTGCGCTGGACAATCTGCGCAAAGTGGTGCCGTGCTACTCCAAAACCCAGAAACTGTCCAAGATAGAGACTCTGAGACTGGCCAAGAACTACATATTAGCGCTTGGAGAGATTTTACGCAACGGGAAACGTCCAGATGTGGTGGCCTACGTGCAGATGTTGTGTAAAGGCCTGTCCCAGCCCACTACCAACCTGGTGGCAGGCTGCCTGCAGCTCAACACCAGGAACTTCCTGACTGAACCATGTTCAGACGGATCTCGGTTCCACATGCCCAGTTCTCCTTTCTCCGTCCACCCTTACTCCTACCGGTGTTCTCGCATCGCCAGTCCTCATTACCAGCCCGGCACCGGTGGGATCAATTTGCGGGGCCACTCATACGGCTCTGGGTACGAGGGCGTGTACCCGCCGGGCGGGACGTCCCCTGACTACAACAGCCCGGACTACGAGGGCCAGCAGAGCCCGCCCGTTTGCCTGAACGGCGGGCTGTCCGGGAGGCAGCAAGAGTCctctgagacagacaggaactaTCATTACTCTATGCATTACTCCGGACTGACCACGTCTCGACCCAGCCACAGCCTACCCTTTGGCCCCTCGGGTGCGCGCAGCGGTGGTGCGCACTCGGAAAACATTCCACCCTTCCACGACGTGCACTTGCACCATGACAGGGCGCCCCCGTATGAGGACCTCAATGCTTTTTTCCACAACTGA